One window of the Nitrospira sp. genome contains the following:
- a CDS encoding TIGR02266 family protein, which yields MKYPVVTTADHQGKYLVVDADQEIILIHDPSGTLLGGIPWGHIIDRLLASDDDTRFAHCRTHPRAPLALKVRYSTPEGKQFDSLTGGIGGGGLFIESGTPLAPGTEVSVEFALPDRPWEKVKAKGKVAWTRNRPERHLLFPGMGVQFTDIDEKAQAQLVELVEALNRNRVLPAAP from the coding sequence ATGAAATACCCCGTCGTCACCACCGCCGATCATCAAGGAAAGTATCTCGTGGTCGACGCAGACCAAGAAATAATTCTTATCCACGATCCCTCGGGCACTCTCCTGGGAGGAATCCCTTGGGGACACATCATTGATCGACTCCTGGCGAGTGATGACGATACGCGCTTTGCCCATTGCCGCACACACCCCCGAGCACCGCTCGCCCTGAAAGTCCGCTATTCCACGCCCGAAGGAAAGCAATTTGACAGCCTCACCGGTGGGATCGGCGGGGGCGGGCTCTTCATCGAAAGCGGGACACCACTTGCCCCCGGAACGGAAGTGTCGGTGGAATTTGCCTTACCAGATCGACCCTGGGAGAAGGTCAAAGCCAAGGGCAAGGTGGCCTGGACGAGAAATCGTCCCGAGCGCCACCTCTTGTTTCCTGGAATGGGCGTACAGTTTACGGATATTGATGAGAAAGCTCAGGCACAGCTGGTGGAATTGGTCGAGGCCTTGAACCGGAATCGCGTCCTTCCCGCAGCCCCCTAA
- a CDS encoding TIGR02266 family protein: MKLPVSLSLRHKGKTLELDASREIVNLLGNNGEAIGSLSWDFVIDQILAYRKPALPKETRSEPRINLAFRVRYKTPEGDRYDSRAGGIGGGGLFIESTTPLPVGTKLAMDFSLPEQPAEWIQAKGIVAWVCPKADQYTFSPGMGVRFTDIQPEARDRILAIVKTLDGAERAA, from the coding sequence GTGAAACTCCCTGTATCCCTCAGCCTTCGCCACAAAGGGAAAACCCTCGAACTGGACGCCTCACGAGAAATCGTCAATCTCCTCGGGAACAACGGTGAGGCGATCGGAAGCCTCTCCTGGGATTTCGTCATTGATCAAATCCTCGCCTACCGCAAGCCCGCCCTTCCCAAAGAAACGCGCTCTGAACCCCGCATTAATCTGGCGTTTCGAGTGCGCTACAAGACTCCGGAAGGAGACCGCTACGATAGCCGGGCAGGGGGGATCGGCGGAGGCGGGCTCTTTATCGAAAGCACAACGCCCCTCCCGGTCGGCACCAAACTCGCCATGGACTTCTCCCTTCCTGAACAGCCCGCCGAGTGGATCCAGGCCAAAGGAATCGTAGCCTGGGTCTGTCCCAAGGCGGATCAATACACATTTAGTCCCGGCATGGGCGTTCGATTTACAGACATTCAGCCAGAAGCACGGGATCGCATCTTGGCCATCGTGAAAACCCTCGATGGCGCCGAACGAGCCGCTTGA